In a genomic window of Candidatus Competibacteraceae bacterium:
- a CDS encoding FAD-dependent oxidoreductase: MNTISRRHFLKLTGAAAALAATPIYLKAQSLSGRVVVVGGGFAGATLAKYLKLWGGAGVAVTLVDANPAHISCILSNLVLTNSLSLNQITFNYGSLQQLGVNFVQGRAMSIEKPTGSTWRVQVAGRTPLDCEHVVLAPGIEFQPVTGWDPNKVPHAWQAGTQTTLLKQQIQTMPAGGLFIMTIPPKPYRCPPGPYERACVVADYLKRTKPGSKVIVLDANPGIVAEPETFTKAFTQTHAGVIEYHPNAALLRVDSDQRIAYTSAGDFKADVLNVIAPQKAGALVTSAGLTGAGLWAPVNPLNYESTLAGMTGVHIIGDSQGTGQPKSGHIANAEAKVCADAILRAFAGEAPDPAPVTNSACYSPITANTASWLTAVYAYNPATKTMDLVPASFGEAASPTRDNYEDMFDWSANLFADTFA; the protein is encoded by the coding sequence ATGAATACGATCTCGCGACGCCATTTTCTGAAACTGACCGGGGCCGCCGCCGCGCTGGCCGCCACGCCGATTTACCTCAAGGCGCAAAGTTTGTCCGGCCGGGTGGTGGTGGTCGGCGGCGGCTTCGCCGGCGCCACCTTGGCCAAATATCTGAAGCTGTGGGGCGGCGCGGGTGTCGCCGTTACCTTGGTGGACGCCAACCCCGCTCACATTTCTTGCATCCTCAGCAATTTGGTGCTGACCAATTCGCTGAGCCTGAATCAAATCACCTTTAATTATGGGTCGCTCCAACAACTCGGCGTCAATTTCGTTCAAGGCCGGGCGATGAGCATCGAAAAGCCGACCGGCAGCACCTGGCGGGTGCAGGTCGCCGGTCGGACTCCGCTGGATTGCGAGCATGTGGTGCTGGCTCCCGGCATCGAGTTCCAACCCGTCACCGGCTGGGATCCCAACAAAGTTCCCCACGCTTGGCAAGCGGGCACGCAAACCACGCTGCTCAAGCAACAGATCCAAACCATGCCGGCGGGCGGACTGTTCATCATGACCATCCCGCCCAAACCCTATCGTTGCCCGCCCGGACCTTACGAGCGCGCCTGCGTGGTCGCCGATTATCTCAAGCGCACCAAGCCCGGTTCCAAGGTCATCGTGCTGGACGCCAATCCCGGCATCGTCGCCGAGCCGGAAACCTTCACCAAGGCGTTCACCCAAACCCACGCCGGCGTCATCGAATATCACCCCAACGCCGCGCTGCTGCGAGTGGATTCGGACCAGCGGATCGCCTATACCAGCGCCGGCGACTTCAAGGCGGACGTTTTGAACGTGATCGCCCCTCAAAAGGCGGGAGCGTTGGTCACCAGCGCCGGTCTGACAGGCGCCGGTCTTTGGGCGCCTGTCAACCCGCTCAATTACGAATCCACCCTCGCGGGCATGACGGGCGTCCACATCATCGGCGACTCGCAAGGCACCGGCCAACCCAAATCCGGCCATATCGCCAACGCCGAGGCCAAAGTCTGCGCCGACGCGATTTTACGGGCGTTCGCCGGCGAAGCCCCCGATCCGGCTCCGGTGACCAATTCGGCTTGCTACAGCCCGATCACCGCCAATACCGCCTCGTGGCTGACGGCGGTTTACGCCTATAACCCGGCCACCAAGACCATGGATTTGGTGCCCGCCTCGTTCGGAGAAGCCGCCTCGCCGACCCGCGATAATTACGAGGACATGTTCGACTGGTCCGCCAATCTGTTCGCTGACACCTTCGCCTGA
- a CDS encoding DNA polymerase III subunit epsilon — translation MNENLRFVLALAAFLALVAGLGLAAGYAVYHALEVDEKETVVKIVAPKAELIAEIGALLLAFLGIAFAAAYQVYVKGLLRIAEGIRITLNANSSHRLESAGPSELRRLMEAVNDLAEHGELLARDLEAKVARAKASVEEEKNRLAALMSELTQGVLVCNADGRILLYNERARQTLCAADGAQNETSMTLVGLGRSIFTIIDRNLLAHALENIRARLEKDEPGPSAQFVFTTRTGQLVRVRLAPVVVAPEAPPSGAEPERQHAISEGSSVPVPPPALSGFVMTLENVTHTFELDSTRDMLLQALTEGSRAALANIRAAVETLTDYPDCDPAHRARFLQVIREEARALSGRLDKTTSDYADSLKTRWPLEEMLAVDAVAAARRRIESRLGLRTRSEVLDDSIWIKVDSYTLVQAFAYLAGRLKDGYQVRELCFNLTRHARVVELDLAWSEPILSQGVLYDWETDTMRAGGEDSPLTLRDVTDRLGAEIVYMIDKTRQRPFIRFLLPMVKPTRASAGAPIRFGESRPEFYDFDLFHQAGQTPELDQIPLAELAYTVIDTETTGLDPSTGDEIIAIGAVRIVNNRLLRYETYEQLVDPKRPIASLSQTVHGITHEMLRGQPTVDQVLPQFHEYCEDTVLVGHNAAFDMRFLQMKEAQTGVRFTQPVLDTLLLSQVLHPHQESHALEAIAERLGVAVVARHTALGDALVTGEVFLRMIPLLAAHGVRTLQDAREATEKALYAKVEY, via the coding sequence ATGAATGAAAATCTTCGCTTCGTTCTTGCGCTTGCCGCTTTTTTAGCGTTGGTGGCCGGGTTGGGACTGGCGGCGGGTTATGCGGTTTACCATGCCCTGGAAGTGGATGAAAAAGAAACCGTCGTCAAGATAGTGGCTCCTAAGGCGGAACTGATCGCCGAGATTGGGGCGCTGCTGCTGGCTTTCCTCGGCATTGCGTTCGCCGCAGCCTATCAGGTCTACGTGAAGGGTTTGCTCAGGATCGCGGAAGGCATTCGCATCACTCTCAACGCCAATTCCAGCCACCGCCTGGAATCAGCGGGTCCGTCCGAGCTAAGGCGGCTGATGGAGGCGGTCAACGATCTGGCCGAACATGGAGAACTGCTGGCGCGCGACCTGGAAGCCAAGGTCGCTCGGGCCAAAGCCTCGGTCGAGGAGGAGAAGAATCGACTGGCGGCGCTGATGTCCGAGTTGACTCAAGGCGTGCTGGTCTGCAACGCCGACGGCCGCATCCTGCTCTACAACGAGCGCGCGCGTCAGACGCTGTGCGCCGCGGACGGTGCGCAAAATGAGACCTCAATGACGCTGGTGGGCCTTGGGCGATCCATTTTTACCATCATCGACCGCAATCTGTTGGCGCACGCCTTGGAAAACATCCGCGCCCGGCTGGAAAAAGACGAACCTGGTCCCAGCGCGCAATTCGTGTTCACCACCCGAACCGGACAGCTCGTTCGGGTGCGGCTGGCGCCGGTGGTGGTCGCGCCGGAAGCGCCTCCAAGCGGTGCAGAGCCCGAGCGCCAGCACGCGATTTCAGAAGGGTCGTCCGTGCCAGTGCCGCCGCCCGCCCTCAGCGGTTTCGTCATGACCCTGGAAAACGTCACTCACACCTTCGAACTGGACAGCACGCGCGATATGTTGTTGCAAGCGCTGACGGAAGGCAGCCGGGCGGCGCTGGCGAACATCCGCGCCGCCGTGGAAACCTTGACCGACTACCCGGATTGCGATCCGGCGCATCGCGCGCGCTTCCTTCAGGTCATTCGGGAAGAGGCCCGCGCCTTGAGCGGCAGGCTCGATAAGACGACCTCCGATTACGCCGATTCCCTCAAGACCCGCTGGCCGCTGGAGGAAATGCTGGCGGTCGATGCGGTCGCGGCGGCGCGACGTCGGATCGAGAGCCGGCTGGGGTTGCGCACGCGTTCGGAGGTGCTCGACGATTCGATTTGGATCAAGGTTGACAGCTATACGCTGGTGCAGGCATTCGCTTACTTGGCCGGTCGGCTAAAGGACGGCTACCAGGTTCGCGAGCTGTGTTTCAATCTGACGCGGCACGCACGGGTTGTGGAACTCGATCTGGCCTGGTCCGAGCCCATCCTGTCGCAAGGGGTTTTGTACGATTGGGAGACCGATACCATGCGGGCCGGCGGGGAAGACAGCCCGCTGACGTTGCGTGACGTGACCGATCGGTTGGGGGCGGAAATCGTCTACATGATCGACAAGACCCGACAGCGGCCTTTCATTCGATTCCTGTTACCGATGGTCAAGCCGACGCGCGCTTCGGCCGGCGCTCCGATCCGCTTCGGCGAAAGCCGGCCGGAGTTTTACGATTTCGATTTGTTTCATCAAGCCGGTCAAACCCCCGAACTCGATCAGATTCCGCTGGCGGAGCTGGCGTACACCGTGATCGACACCGAGACCACCGGCCTCGATCCCTCAACCGGCGACGAGATCATCGCCATCGGCGCGGTGCGCATCGTCAACAACCGGCTGCTACGCTATGAAACCTACGAACAACTGGTCGATCCCAAGCGGCCGATCGCCTCCTTATCGCAGACCGTGCACGGCATCACCCACGAGATGCTGCGCGGCCAGCCGACCGTCGACCAGGTTCTGCCGCAATTTCACGAGTATTGCGAGGATACGGTGCTGGTCGGGCACAACGCTGCGTTCGACATGCGCTTTTTGCAAATGAAGGAAGCCCAAACCGGCGTCCGTTTCACCCAACCGGTGTTGGATACGCTGCTGCTGTCGCAAGTGCTGCATCCCCACCAGGAATCGCACGCGCTGGAGGCCATCGCCGAGCGCTTGGGCGTTGCGGTGGTCGCCCGCCACACCGCGTTGGGCGACGCCTTGGTGACCGGAGAAGTGTTCTTGCGGATGATCCCACTGCTGGCGGCGCACGGGGTCCGCACCTTGCAAGACGCTCGTGAGGCCACCGAAAAAGCGCTGTACGCCAAGGTCGAATATTGA
- a CDS encoding FecR domain-containing protein, which yields MQIAKRRFGPRRAIKTCAVTSFIALVLLGAETARAQEWLYTVRPGDNLWNVTAEHLTRMDYWPRLQVLNQVSNPENLPPGMKLRIPIAWLKRLPATAQVLSAHGQNQAVIATTNQTVALKTGQLLESGDTVLTGEDGNATLEFGDGSRLLVQANSQLNLKSLNAYGRTNVRDTLLQLLRGRVENQVVPRSGAGARYEISTPVATSAVRGTRYRLGMETGTDTARTEVLEGNVSFRGGGKTQTVAKGLGSLAKSDKPLLPPVPLLAPPNAAALPPVVTRVPIQLAVPALKGAVAYRAQIAPDDRFESLLFDGVSPSPAVRGPDLPDGDYLLRVRGIDARGLEGRDAYHRFRLHARPAPPFLIEPAHQGAVLEKALAFKWSEPQDAASYHFQLAEDESFTTPLLDLAGQTRTTLTPERPLEPRVYYWRVAVRDSSGKEGPFSDPQSFKLQPTPKLQPPEVTADSMTFRWSAGLPGQRYQFQIAKDADFEELVASAEVAEPQLSIRRPDSGFHYLRIRTIEPDGSAGPYGPVQRIDVPPASYWPIGLVVFLTLVLAL from the coding sequence ATGCAAATTGCAAAAAGACGGTTTGGTCCCAGGAGGGCGATCAAGACGTGCGCTGTTACCAGTTTTATAGCGCTGGTGTTGCTAGGGGCGGAAACCGCGCGTGCTCAGGAATGGCTCTATACCGTGCGGCCGGGTGACAATTTGTGGAACGTAACCGCCGAACATCTGACCAGAATGGATTATTGGCCGAGGTTGCAAGTGCTGAATCAGGTTTCAAATCCGGAAAATCTGCCGCCAGGGATGAAACTGCGCATTCCCATCGCATGGCTCAAACGGTTGCCAGCGACAGCGCAGGTTCTGAGCGCGCACGGTCAGAACCAAGCCGTGATCGCCACTACCAATCAAACCGTGGCGCTCAAGACCGGCCAGCTTCTGGAAAGCGGGGATACGGTCCTGACTGGGGAGGACGGTAACGCCACTTTGGAGTTTGGCGATGGTTCGCGCTTGTTGGTGCAAGCCAACAGCCAGCTGAATTTGAAGAGCCTAAACGCTTATGGCCGCACCAACGTGAGAGACACGCTTTTGCAATTACTGCGCGGACGGGTGGAAAACCAGGTTGTCCCACGCTCGGGGGCCGGCGCCCGCTATGAGATCTCGACGCCCGTCGCCACCTCGGCCGTGCGGGGTACCCGCTACCGGCTCGGCATGGAAACCGGCACCGATACCGCGCGGACGGAGGTTTTGGAAGGGAACGTGAGCTTTCGAGGGGGCGGGAAAACCCAGACCGTCGCCAAGGGTTTGGGCTCTTTGGCAAAATCGGACAAGCCGCTGTTGCCGCCTGTGCCGTTGCTGGCGCCGCCGAATGCCGCCGCGTTGCCGCCGGTCGTCACGCGCGTTCCGATCCAGCTCGCTGTGCCGGCGTTGAAGGGCGCGGTGGCCTATCGCGCCCAAATTGCTCCCGATGATCGGTTCGAAAGCCTGTTGTTCGATGGCGTATCGCCATCTCCGGCGGTTCGCGGGCCGGATTTGCCCGATGGGGATTACCTGCTGCGGGTTCGCGGTATCGACGCCAGAGGCCTGGAAGGCCGCGATGCCTACCATCGCTTTCGCCTGCATGCCCGCCCGGCGCCGCCGTTTTTGATCGAGCCGGCCCATCAGGGCGCTGTCCTCGAAAAAGCACTGGCTTTTAAATGGTCTGAACCGCAAGACGCCGCGAGCTATCATTTTCAATTGGCTGAGGATGAGAGCTTTACCACACCGTTGCTGGATCTTGCCGGACAGACCCGAACCACCCTTACGCCGGAGCGTCCGTTGGAGCCGCGCGTTTACTACTGGCGGGTCGCGGTACGCGACTCATCGGGCAAGGAAGGGCCCTTCAGCGACCCCCAGTCCTTCAAGCTGCAGCCGACCCCGAAATTACAGCCGCCCGAAGTCACCGCGGACAGCATGACCTTCCGTTGGAGCGCGGGGCTGCCCGGCCAGCGCTATCAGTTCCAAATCGCCAAGGATGCCGACTTCGAGGAGCTCGTCGCTTCGGCTGAAGTCGCGGAGCCCCAGCTGAGCATCCGGCGTCCGGACTCCGGTTTTCATTATCTTCGGATTCGTACCATCGAGCCGGATGGTTCCGCGGGGCCGTATGGCCCGGTGCAACGGATCGACGTTCCACCCGCCAGCTATTGGCCGATCGGTTTGGTGGTCTTTTTAACGTTGGTCTTGGCTTTA
- a CDS encoding cytochrome C — protein sequence MISNYRVLLTFLSGLALAIPLTGWTAPPAGRLLASQCAQCHGTNGQAVGDIDSLRGESAQEIYEEVLEMKYSTKTNDIMHRQAKGYTDAQIRLIADYYAGLGNGGGSGSDGGGDGGDHHEHDDD from the coding sequence ATGATTTCAAACTATCGAGTTCTATTGACCTTCCTTTCTGGCCTTGCGCTCGCCATCCCGCTGACGGGCTGGACCGCACCGCCGGCCGGCCGTTTGTTGGCCTCGCAATGCGCTCAATGTCACGGCACTAACGGCCAGGCCGTAGGTGACATCGACAGCCTGCGCGGAGAAAGCGCCCAGGAAATCTATGAAGAAGTGCTCGAAATGAAATACAGCACTAAAACTAACGATATCATGCACCGCCAGGCAAAAGGATATACCGACGCGCAAATTCGGTTGATCGCCGACTATTACGCGGGATTAGGCAACGGCGGCGGCAGCGGATCGGACGGAGGCGGCGACGGTGGCGATCACCACGAGCACGATGATGATTGA